TGTGGCGGTCTTCGTCACCCCTGCCAGTGTTGCCGGGCTGGACGACGCCCTGGAGTATGCCCACGCCTGGCGGCGCAACCCCGGGCACTCTGCAACGCCCTTGTTGGTACTGGTGGTCCAACCTGCCTCCGACCGGTATTTCACGGCATCGCGGGAAGCAGACCGGCTGAGTCTTGCCGGAGTGCCGGCCCTTCATCTGGGCCGGGACCGGCACCTGGCCGCCGGGGTTGAGGTGAGTCCGCCCCTGTTATCCCGCCGCACCCGCCTGGAGGCGGTCACCGTGGCCTCGCGGGTCCTGACCGCCGCCGTCTCCAGCCCGGGGCCGCAGCTGCCCGTTGAACAGATTACTCACGGAAACCTCCGCCTATGAGCACGAGAATCCTGCACCGTCCAGCGCGCACCACTGCCCCGGCAAGAACCATGGATGCCTTTACCCTGGATGCCCCTCCTCCCCTGGAAGGCGGCAAAACCGGCATGAACATGATGTCCCTCGTTCCCCTTCTGGGCGCCGGAGTCTCGATGACAGTCATGATGCTCTTTCGGGGATCACCGCTGGCCGCCGTGGGAGCCCTGATGATGATCGTGACCATCATTGCGTCGGTGATCATGATGCTCAGCCAGCGGGGCCGGCAGGGTAAACAGCGCCGGGAACAGCGGGAAAACTATCTGGAATATTTGGAGCGTTCACGGGCCGCCCTTCGAGCCGATGAACTCAAGGCGCTTGCCGTCGCACGGGTTGCCAGTCCGCCGCCGGACGCCCTGTTCGACATCCTCCGCAACCCGCAGCGCATCTGGGAACGCCGCCGCTCCAACGAGGATTTCCTGCACGTGCGGATCGGAACCGGCCCGCGCCGCAACCGTGACATCACGATAATGAATCCCGGATCGGCGCTTGCCCAGACTGACACCTTCATGACCACCGAGCTGGAAATCCTCAAGCGCCGCTATGAGTCCAGCCCCGAGTTGCCGCTGACCGTGCCCCTGGACGGTGCCGGCAACGTTTCGGTGGTCGGATCCCGCAGCTTCGTAACCACGGTGGCACGGCTCCTGCTCACTGAAGGCACGGCTTTCCATTCCCCCGAAGACCTCCATCTGGCGCTGATCCTTCCGGAGGAGCGGCGGGATGATTGGGAATGGACCGCGTGGCTGCCACACCTGGCGGACCAGAAAAGTACGCACCCAACTGGTCCCGTGCGGCGGCTCGCTCCCACGGCCGATGCCCTGGCCGAGGTCCTCGCCGAGGACCTGGACCTCCGTTCATCCCTCGCCGCGGAATCCCGGAAGAACTTCCTGCGCGGCGGCGTTGGCGCATCCCTGCCCCGCCTGCTGGTGGTCAGCGATTCGTACGGCATGCTTCCGGCGGAGCTGCAGCTGCCGGATCAGCAGGCCTCGGCTGGGTCGCTGGGCATCACCACGCTTTTCCTCGTTGCCGACCGGCGGCAGGAACCGGGCGAAGTGGCGGTGCGCATCAGTGAGGAGCCCGGCGAGGGGTTCATCCTGGAGAACTACCGCGGCGATCCGGTGAACCCCACCGTCGAGCACGGAACCCTGGACAGCCTCCCCGTGCCGCTGGCCGAAGCCCTGGCCCGGGAACAGGCACCGCTGCGGCTTGCTCCCGATTCGCTGGAACACGACGCGTCCGGGAACGCCCAGGGCTTCCTCGAGATGCTGGGACTCTCGGCCAATCTGGACGAGGCGGACATCAGGCGGTTGTGGAAGCCCCGCGGCGAGGTGGATTTCCTCCGGGTTCCGCTGGGCCCCGATGACCGCGGCCGCCCGGCACTGCTGGATCTGAAGGAATCGGCACAGTTCGGCCACGGGCCGCACGGTCTCTGCGTTGGTGCTACCGGATCGGGCAAATCGGAGCTTCTGCGCAGCATGGTGGTGGGGCTGCTGGCCACCCACTCCCCCGAAGTCCTCGCCATGGTGCTGGTGGACTACAAGGGCGGCGCCACCTTCGCGCCGTTTACCGGGGCGCCGCAGGTAGCCGGCGTCATCACCAACCTGTCCGACGACGTCAGCCTCATCGAGCGCGTTTACGCCAGTCTCTCGGGCGAAATACAGAGGCGGCAGGAAGTGCTCAAGGCGGCCGGGAACCTCGCCAACATCACCGACTATCAGCTGCACCGGCAGGAGCTGAAAGCCAGCGGCCGGGATCTGGCGCCCCTGCCGCATCTGGTGGTGATCATCGACGAGTTCGGTGAACTGCTCACTGCCCGCCCGGATTTTATCGAACTCTTCCTGTCCATCGGCCGCATCGGACGCTCCATCGGGGTTCACCTGCTGCTGTCCAGCCAGCGGATCGAAGGCGGAAAGCTGCGCGGCCTGGATACCTACCTCAGTTACCGGATTGGACTGCGCACGCTCTCCGAAGCCGAATCCCGGACGGTCCTGGACACTGCCGATGCCTTTCATCTGCCTCCGGTCCCCGGGTTCGGCTACCTGAAGGTGGACACCACCACCTATACCCGGTTCAAGGCCGGCTACGTGTCCGGGCCGCTGGAGTCGGCACAGCAGGATGAGCAGCCGGAGTATAAAAATGATCATCCCGTTGTCCTGCCGGTGCCACGCTATGCAGCGTCCCTCGCTGGTCCCGCGGAGGCCCGCGGCCGTGCGGCCGGCGGCCACGAGGCGGGCGACGGCGACGGCGAAGGCGTGGCCCCCTCTGCGCCGTCATCGACGCCGTCGTCCAAACGCACCACGGGGCCGACGGTGCTCTCCACGCTCATGGACACCCTCTCCGCGTTCCCGCGCGCCGTGGCCCCCATCTGGCTGCCGCCGCTGCCCCGCGGCATTTCCCTTGACCAGGCGGCCGGCGGGCTCTCCGGGGACAACGGGCCTTCCGAGAACAGAGGGCTGAGGCTCGCCAGCGGCGGATCGCTGCGGATCCCCGTGGGCCTGCTGGATGACCCGGCCAAGCAGTGGCAGGGAATCTGGGAACTGGACCTGGCCGCGAACGGCGGCAATGCGGCCATCGTCGGCGGGCCGCAGACCGGCAAGAGCACCGCCCTGCGCACCATCGTGGCGTCGCTGTCGCTGACGCACAGCCCCGCCGAGGTGGGCATCTATGCCGTTGACCTGCTGGGCAGCAGCCTTCTGCCGCTGGAAGGACTGCCCCATGTGGGCGGGGTGGCGGTGCGCACCAATCGGGAGATCGTGCGCCGGACCGTGGACGAGCTGCTGGCCATGCTCGCCCACCGCGAGCAGGTGTTCGAACAACACCGGGTGGATTCGCTGGCAAGTCTGCGACGGCGGTGCCTGGCGGGGGAAATCCCTGAATTGCCCAGCGCCGACATCGTTCTGGTCCTGGACGGATATGGTCAGCTCAGCGATGAGTTCGAGGACATTGAGAAATCAGTCCACGCGCTGATCAGCCGCGGCGCCGGTTACGGGATCCACGTGATCGCGACCTGTTCGCGGATGAACGAAATCCGCATTTCCCAGCAAAGTTTCTTCGGCAACCGCATCGAGCTCAGGCTCGCCGATCCGGGAGAATCCGCCCACGGCCGCAAACCTGCTGAGGCCGTGACCACGGACAGTCCGGGCCGGGCGCTCATGGACCGGAAGCTGCAGGGGCACTTCGCGCTGCCGCGGGTGGATTCAAACCCCGACGGCGGTTCGGCCACCGAGGGACTGCGTGAACTGGTGGCTGCGGTGGCCGCGTCCACCATTGAACGGGCCATGCAGGTCAGGGTCCTTCCGGGGATGGTTTCCGCGGCCGCTGCTCCCACCCCCAGTGCTGCGGCTGCCGTTCCGCTCGGTCTCCGCGAAACTGATCTGGGCACGGAAATCCTGGATCTGGACGGGCGGGAACGGCACCTGCTGATCATGGGTGATGATGGCTCCGGCAAGACCAATGTCATGCGCTCGGTTATCCGGCGGCTCATGGAACAGCACCGGCCCGAGGACATAGTCTTTGCTGTCTTCGACCCGCGCCGGAGCCTGACCGGGGAAGTTCCGGCCGAGTCCCTGGGCGGCTACGCGACAAGCGCCGCACTGGCTGATCAGCTCGCCGCCGCCGTCGCCGGAGAACTGCAAAAACGCAGCACGGCGGCTCCGGCGGAACTGGCCGGCCTGCCGCGCATCGTGCTCGTGATTGACGACTACGATGTCCTGACCGCCGGCGGAGCGTCACCGCTGAGCCGGTTGACCCCGTTCCTTCCGTTGGCACCGGAGATTGGCCTGCACGCGGTGCTGTCCCGGCGGGTGCGCGGGGCCAGCCGCGGCATGTACGAGGCGTTTTTCACCGCGCTGCGGGATTCCGGCAGCGGAGCGTTGATTCTCTCCGGAGACCGGGCCGAAGGGACCCTTATCAACGGCATCAGGGCGCGGACGCTGCCCCCGGGGCGGGCCCAGCTGATCCAGCCGGGCAAGCCGGTCCAGGTGCTCCAGCTGTTCCACAATGATTAGCCGGCGTTCCCTGGGGCACCGCCGGAGTCTGCGGCACCGGGAAGGGTTGCCACTGCCGGCACGCTGCCCGTGAGGGAACCTTCCACATAAATGACCAGGACGGTGACATTGTCGCGCCCGCCGGAGCGCAGGGCCGCCTCAACCATTGCGGCGCAGGCGTCCTGGGGGTTGGCGACGGAGGAGAGGATCTGCTGCAGTTGCCCGTCGCTGACCTCGCCGGTCAGCCCGTCTGAACACACCAGCAGACGGTCCCCGGGCTCCACCGGAATCAGCCAGTAGTCAGCCTCGGTGTCGCTGCCTGTTCCCAGGGCGCGGGTGACAACGTGCCGGCGCGGGTGAATCAGCGCTTCATCCGGCGTAATCTGCCCCATGTCCACCAGTTCCTGGACTTCGCTGTGATCCACGGTGATCTGTTCCAGCAGCCCGTTGGTCAGGCGGTATGTCCGGGAGTCCCCCACATTGAAGACCAGCCAGCACGGCCGGCCAGCGTCATCACGGACGAGGACGGCGCCGGTCAGGGTGGTGCCTGCGCGGCCGCCGGTCGCTTCCCGGATTCCGGCATCGGCTTCACGGAGGAGCAGCTGCAGGTCGGACGCGCTGACCTCGGGAAGATGCTCGCCCACAAAAGGTGCGTCGCCCAGCGTCCGGACGCAGATGCTGCTGGCCACTTCCCCGGCTTCGTGGCCGCCCATGCCGTCCGCAACGGCGAAGACCGGATCCGCAGCGATCAACGAATCTTCGTTTTGGTCACGGCGCAGACCGCGGTCGGAGGCGTAGCCAAAGACGGCACGGACCTCCAGGTCCGGGGATGTCGTTTCGTCGGAGTTCATTCACGCCCTATCCGGAAGCTGCCCGCTGTGGTGGTCCACAGTAGTGACACATATTACGCATTTCTCCTGCTTACCCTAGCGGAATGCGCAGGCCCTCCGCCCTATCCGGAACTGGCAAGCCTCTGTGACACGCGCTGCGGCGGCCCGGCGGCGAAGGGTCAATCGAGGATCAGTCCCGGACCCGTCCCCCGCGCCAGGGTTACCGGATGGATTTCTCCAAACCCGCGGACGTTGCGCGGCTGGTGCGGGATCAGCACAAACCGGTCATTGTTCCGCAGGGCCGCCGCCGTCGAGGCATCGGTCAGGACGGTGCCCGGTTCCGCGAGCGAGGTCAGCCGCGATGCCAGGTTCACGGTGGGCCCGTAAATGTCCCCCAGCCGTGACAGCACCCTTCCCCAGACCAGGGACACACGGGCGGCGGGCAGCAAGTCATCCTCGGTGAAGGCCTTGGCCAGGGCCAGGGAAATCTCAGCTCCCGCTTCCGGAGTTTCGGCATTGAACAGCACTTCATCACCGATGGTCTTGACCAGCCTGCCACCGCCAACCGAAATGATCTCGGCGCACTTGTGCTCAAACCGCTGGACCATGTGAGCCAGGGTCTTCTCATTCATCTGGCGTGACAGGGAGGTGTAGGACACCAGGTCCGCAAAGCCGACGGCGCGGGCCAGCGGCAGCGGGTTGTCGTCGGAGGCCGAGCCATCGTGGCTTGCCAGTCCTGCCTCGGCGCGCAGCGCCAACCGCTGCACCGCAGAGTTCATCTGCCGCTTCCAGGCATACACGAGCGTCTTTTCCAACGGTTCAATCAGCCCCGGCAGGGCGGCCACCAGCGCTTTGCGGGCCTCGGCGTCGGGAATTCCCCGCTGGACCACCATTTCCTCCACCAGGGCTTCAATCTGCCACACCACCATGCGGTCCGTCATTTGCCCAATGGAGCGCATGATCGAAATAGCCGCTTCTTCGGTCAGCTGCTCGTCGCGGACCAGTTCAATCACGGTGGTCAGCGCTTCGCGGTCCTGCTCGGTGAAGAACACGGCGTCGTCGTCCAGATTGGGAAAGCCCATCGCCCGCCACAGCTTGCGGGCCGAGAGAAGCGAAACCCCCGCCTCGGCGGCGGCCTCGCGCCGCTTGAGGGTGCGCGGTCCGCCGATCAGCTGGGCCTCGAGCCTGCGCACGTCCTCGCGGTCGATGGCGGCCGAGGACTGGGCATCGCCGGTTGTCTCGGCGTCGCCGGAGGATCCGCCTGCAGCGGGCTGGGCCCGGGGAGAAACGGCGGGCATGGACAGGGTCATGGGTTCAGGATCCACTGCCGGATCGGAATCCCGGTGTTCCTCACTCATTTCCCCTCCCTTCGTAGTCGTAATCCCCATCTCCTTCCATATCTACACCATCAAACATGGCGGTCAGCGGCAGCTCCCCAATGGCAGCCAGCACAATGGCCTTGAACTTGTGGACCTCGGGAACGTGTTCGTAGTGGACCACCCGTTCATACCCAACGTCCACAGCCAGCGTCCCGGAACGCTGCATCCGGTCCGTCACGGTCTGCCACGCCTCCAGCTGGAACACCGAGGCCAGCGCCAGTTCGCGTTCCCGCCGGCGCAGCACCCCCTGCCGGTGGATCAGGCGGCGG
This genomic interval from Arthrobacter citreus contains the following:
- the eccCa gene encoding type VII secretion protein EccCa; its protein translation is MSTRILHRPARTTAPARTMDAFTLDAPPPLEGGKTGMNMMSLVPLLGAGVSMTVMMLFRGSPLAAVGALMMIVTIIASVIMMLSQRGRQGKQRREQRENYLEYLERSRAALRADELKALAVARVASPPPDALFDILRNPQRIWERRRSNEDFLHVRIGTGPRRNRDITIMNPGSALAQTDTFMTTELEILKRRYESSPELPLTVPLDGAGNVSVVGSRSFVTTVARLLLTEGTAFHSPEDLHLALILPEERRDDWEWTAWLPHLADQKSTHPTGPVRRLAPTADALAEVLAEDLDLRSSLAAESRKNFLRGGVGASLPRLLVVSDSYGMLPAELQLPDQQASAGSLGITTLFLVADRRQEPGEVAVRISEEPGEGFILENYRGDPVNPTVEHGTLDSLPVPLAEALAREQAPLRLAPDSLEHDASGNAQGFLEMLGLSANLDEADIRRLWKPRGEVDFLRVPLGPDDRGRPALLDLKESAQFGHGPHGLCVGATGSGKSELLRSMVVGLLATHSPEVLAMVLVDYKGGATFAPFTGAPQVAGVITNLSDDVSLIERVYASLSGEIQRRQEVLKAAGNLANITDYQLHRQELKASGRDLAPLPHLVVIIDEFGELLTARPDFIELFLSIGRIGRSIGVHLLLSSQRIEGGKLRGLDTYLSYRIGLRTLSEAESRTVLDTADAFHLPPVPGFGYLKVDTTTYTRFKAGYVSGPLESAQQDEQPEYKNDHPVVLPVPRYAASLAGPAEARGRAAGGHEAGDGDGEGVAPSAPSSTPSSKRTTGPTVLSTLMDTLSAFPRAVAPIWLPPLPRGISLDQAAGGLSGDNGPSENRGLRLASGGSLRIPVGLLDDPAKQWQGIWELDLAANGGNAAIVGGPQTGKSTALRTIVASLSLTHSPAEVGIYAVDLLGSSLLPLEGLPHVGGVAVRTNREIVRRTVDELLAMLAHREQVFEQHRVDSLASLRRRCLAGEIPELPSADIVLVLDGYGQLSDEFEDIEKSVHALISRGAGYGIHVIATCSRMNEIRISQQSFFGNRIELRLADPGESAHGRKPAEAVTTDSPGRALMDRKLQGHFALPRVDSNPDGGSATEGLRELVAAVAASTIERAMQVRVLPGMVSAAAAPTPSAAAAVPLGLRETDLGTEILDLDGRERHLLIMGDDGSGKTNVMRSVIRRLMEQHRPEDIVFAVFDPRRSLTGEVPAESLGGYATSAALADQLAAAVAGELQKRSTAAPAELAGLPRIVLVIDDYDVLTAGGASPLSRLTPFLPLAPEIGLHAVLSRRVRGASRGMYEAFFTALRDSGSGALILSGDRAEGTLINGIRARTLPPGRAQLIQPGKPVQVLQLFHND
- a CDS encoding PP2C family protein-serine/threonine phosphatase, with the translated sequence MNSDETTSPDLEVRAVFGYASDRGLRRDQNEDSLIAADPVFAVADGMGGHEAGEVASSICVRTLGDAPFVGEHLPEVSASDLQLLLREADAGIREATGGRAGTTLTGAVLVRDDAGRPCWLVFNVGDSRTYRLTNGLLEQITVDHSEVQELVDMGQITPDEALIHPRRHVVTRALGTGSDTEADYWLIPVEPGDRLLVCSDGLTGEVSDGQLQQILSSVANPQDACAAMVEAALRSGGRDNVTVLVIYVEGSLTGSVPAVATLPGAADSGGAPGNAG
- a CDS encoding adenylate/guanylate cyclase domain-containing protein, translating into MSEEHRDSDPAVDPEPMTLSMPAVSPRAQPAAGGSSGDAETTGDAQSSAAIDREDVRRLEAQLIGGPRTLKRREAAAEAGVSLLSARKLWRAMGFPNLDDDAVFFTEQDREALTTVIELVRDEQLTEEAAISIMRSIGQMTDRMVVWQIEALVEEMVVQRGIPDAEARKALVAALPGLIEPLEKTLVYAWKRQMNSAVQRLALRAEAGLASHDGSASDDNPLPLARAVGFADLVSYTSLSRQMNEKTLAHMVQRFEHKCAEIISVGGGRLVKTIGDEVLFNAETPEAGAEISLALAKAFTEDDLLPAARVSLVWGRVLSRLGDIYGPTVNLASRLTSLAEPGTVLTDASTAAALRNNDRFVLIPHQPRNVRGFGEIHPVTLARGTGPGLILD
- a CDS encoding PH domain-containing protein, whose amino-acid sequence is MSIRLKLAPGERIIVASRPHARQLVWPVILAVLICAAAGFGFGYLDRDSLPAQVADWHAYLQAAVVAVAVVLMARFCLPPVLRWAFARYIVTNRRLIHRQGVLRRRERELALASVFQLEAWQTVTDRMQRSGTLAVDVGYERVVHYEHVPEVHKFKAIVLAAIGELPLTAMFDGVDMEGDGDYDYEGRGNE